A single genomic interval of Antechinus flavipes isolate AdamAnt ecotype Samford, QLD, Australia chromosome 1, AdamAnt_v2, whole genome shotgun sequence harbors:
- the CRYBB2 gene encoding beta-crystallin B2 — protein MASDYQTQSSKPQPLNPKIVIFEQENFQGRSHELSGPCSNLKETGMEKAASILVQSGPWVGYEQANCKGEQFVFEKGEYPRWDSWTNSRRTDALSSLRPIKVDSQEHKIILYENPNFTGKKIEIIDDDVPSFHAHGYQEKVSSVRVQSGTWVGYQYPGYRGFQYLFEKGEYKDSSDFGAPHPQVQSVRRIRDMQWHQRGAFHPTN, from the exons ATGGCGTCAGACTACCAGACTCAGTCCTCTAAACCGCAGCCTCTCAATCCCAAG attgtcatctttgaGCAGGAAAACTTCCAGGGCCGCTCCCATGAGCTGAGTGGGCCATGTTCCAATCTAAAGGAGACTGGGATGGAGAAGGCGGCCTCCATTCTTGTGCAGTCAGGACC CTGGGTCGGGTACGAACAGGCCAATTGCAAAGGAGAGCAGTTTGTGTTTGAGAAAGGTGAGTACCCTCGATGGGACTCTTGGACCAACAGCCGCCGGACTGATGCACTCAGCTCTCTGAGACCCATCAAAGTG GACAGCCAGGAGCATAAAATCATCCTTTATGAAAATCCTAACTTTACTGGGAAGAAGATTGAGATCATTGATGACGATGTGCCCAGTTTCCATGCCCATGGCTACCAGGAGAAAGTATCATCTGTGAGGGTACAGAGTGGAAC GTGGGTGGGCTACCAATATCCAGGTTATCGAGGCTTCCAGTACCTATTTGAGAAGGGGGAATACAAGGACAGCAGTGATTTTGGGGCTCCCCATCCCCAGGTTCAGTCTGTCAGGCGCATACGGGATATGCAATGGCATCAGCGAGGTGCCTTCCACCCCACCAACTAG